A genomic window from Sphingomonas taxi includes:
- the fdhD gene encoding formate dehydrogenase accessory sulfurtransferase FdhD: MSAARAEATLILRPDGSVTPGTRAIAVETPVAIEVDGLGYAVMMMTPQDLEAFATGFMLTERLADTPADILDIDAYHAEAGWIVRIALADRCRGRIHDRVRHRTSDTSCGLCGIASLEQLARPVARRPDRPTASPAAIFAALAAVRDHQQLNRETGAVHAAAACAADGAILALCEDVGRHNALDKLIGRGMPGAFTLVTSRISFEMVDKALVAGTPLLVGISAPTSLGIDHARAHGLTLVALARSDAMLVLSDPWSLFAQ; this comes from the coding sequence GTGAGTGCCGCGCGGGCGGAAGCGACGTTGATCCTGCGCCCCGACGGCTCGGTTACCCCCGGAACGCGCGCGATCGCGGTCGAGACGCCCGTCGCGATCGAGGTCGACGGACTCGGCTATGCGGTGATGATGATGACGCCGCAGGATCTGGAGGCGTTCGCGACCGGCTTCATGCTCACCGAGCGGCTCGCCGACACCCCGGCCGACATCCTCGACATCGACGCCTATCACGCCGAGGCGGGCTGGATCGTCCGCATCGCGCTCGCCGACCGCTGCCGCGGCCGCATCCATGACCGCGTCCGCCACCGCACCAGCGACACGAGCTGCGGCCTATGCGGCATCGCCAGCCTCGAACAGCTCGCCCGCCCGGTGGCGCGCCGCCCCGACCGACCGACGGCATCGCCCGCCGCGATCTTCGCCGCGCTGGCCGCCGTCCGCGACCACCAGCAGCTCAATCGCGAAACCGGCGCGGTCCACGCCGCCGCCGCCTGCGCCGCCGACGGCGCGATCCTCGCGCTGTGCGAGGACGTCGGCCGTCACAATGCACTCGACAAGCTGATCGGCCGCGGGATGCCGGGCGCATTCACGCTGGTGACCTCGCGGATCAGCTTCGAGATGGTCGACAAGGCGCTGGTTGCCGGCACGCCGCTGCTCGTCGGCATTTCCGCCCCGACCAGCCTCGGCATCGACCACGCGCGCGCCCATGGCCTGACGTTGGTGGCGCTGGCCCGGTCCGATGCGATGCTGGTGCTGAGCGATCCCTGGTCGCTGTTCGCTCAGTGA